In a genomic window of Quercus lobata isolate SW786 chromosome 4, ValleyOak3.0 Primary Assembly, whole genome shotgun sequence:
- the LOC115985486 gene encoding uncharacterized protein LOC115985486 — MVAGRRLLRVFFKINVDGASSLDGHRVSGVGLIIRDAKGGVVTALSKALPMHYLAEWTELFAMEQGVLLAWEMAVQLAIFESDASSVIQAISQDLRGGESGHLIQGIQLVKSNFLSCSFRHVKRDSNRAAHELAQYAKCNNVSCVWKGVSPPFLDFMIQSGLG; from the coding sequence ATGGTAGCTGGGAGGCGCCTCCTCCgggtttttttcaaaattaatgtgGATGGTGCGTCGTCTTTGGATGGTCACAGGGTGTCGGGAGTGGGACTGATCATTCGTGATGCTAAAGGAGGTGTGGTTACTGCCCTTAGTAAAGCTTTGCCTATGCACTATCTGGCTGAATGGACTGAGCTCTTTGCTATGGAGCAGGGAGTTCTTTTGGCTTGGGAAATGGCTGTCCAGTTGGCCATCTTTGAATCCGATGCTTCCTCTGTCATTCAAGCCATTTCTCAGGACCTCCGTGGTGGTGAATCTGGCCACCTGATCCAAGGGATTCAGCTTGTGAAATCAAACTTCTTGAGTTGCTCATTTCGACATGTGAAAAGGGACTCCAACAGGGCTGCCCATGAGCTTGCCCAGTATGCAAAATGTAATAATGTCAGTTGTGTTTGGAAAGGTGTTTCTCCGCCTTTCTTAGATTTTATGATTCAATCAGGTCTGGGTTGA
- the LOC115986599 gene encoding protein ENHANCED DISEASE RESISTANCE 4 isoform X1: MAEITAKLRLVRCPKCENLLPELADYSVYQCGGCGAVLGAKKKNVQADGMSDEERVVGVPAKLDHSSEKGMVDLSDASDTDVKPNGGSLRCSQVDSEKDDVGHGERYDDQSKLTTDKWVTETGLDMNADRNESVGAMGREQGELNPEIRTTSGLLRVGQMSDWKMGERGEMEGFQRKTRSDVEGVRYSTSNYPDEGPSNYNVDSSYNYGEPLTNLNDPDGASRVKYLQEDRAELLRKLDELKDQLSRSCNVVDKPKEKVPLDGRMVPPDPYSGPDNWFQNGSSVSNRQFPDKHVTGPPSGSDNWFQNVSSVSNRQFPDKHVTGPPYSNHWPDPYPYTNRHEVAMHSHSFYPSMHNPGYGDPFGSQMLRRNPHQLAGQYPQQPLHPYYSGQYIDTNPDSFEPYPPKSVFHQPSCPCLHCYDKLHRVSAPVRPPSFCNKRFPDVPNNPAMYHYEKLGAFGPCVHNSRTMIPPSNISDAQCHTRWPSDFNPEMGGFVRCHPRRVVLASGGRHRRPIAGGAPFLTCYNCFGLLQLPKKVLLTVTNQQKMRCGACSAVINFAVVNKKLVLSLHAETKDIPIDVDGSSNEVVRDSAPHFQSHMNRISANFSSDYDDSGYDFQSIDREPVSLPTGLGLNSNKAHENFHSSSPSTSDEENGPEVLIASKEVNNSTQRPIRAILSPPPPGSPLQDHFDYSSNNHAVNRLGKGNRSSRSDQEKVKPNKAASRQNSLKEVSLATEMEVSFNEYSNTGVSQDSGDAGREDDQPRNKGGDSFFANIIKKSFKDLSRSNQTDERSRSNISVNGHLIPERVVKKAEKQAGQIHPGKYWYDFRAGFWGVMGGPCLGIIPPFIEEFNYSMPENCAGGNTGVFVNGRELHQKDLDLLASRGLPTARDRSYIIEISGRVLDEDTGEELDSLGKLAPTVEKAKHGFGMKATRAAQSQ, encoded by the exons ATGGCGGAAATTACAGCTAAATTACGGTTGGTTCGGTGCCCAAAGTGTGAAAATCTTCTCCCTGAGCTCGCCGATTACTCTGTTTATCAGTGCGGTGGTTGCGGTGCTGTTCTTGGAG caaaaaagaagaatgtcCAGGCAGATGGTATGTCAGATGAAGAAAGAGTTGTTGGAGTTCCTGCTAAATTAGACCATTCCTCTGAGAAAGGAATGGTTGATTTGAGTGATGCTTCTGATACTGATGTTAAGCCAAATGGTGGCTCTTTGAGATGTAGTCAAGTGGATTCAGAGAAGGATGATGTTGGGCATGGTGAGAGATATGACGATCAATCTAAGCTTACAACTGATAAATGGGTCACTGAGACTGGTCTTGATATGAATGCAGATAGAAATGAATCGGTTGGTGCAATGGGAAGGGAGCAAGGGGAACTAAATCCTGAAATTAGAACTACAAGTGGGTTGCTAAGAGTGGGACAAATGTCTGATTGGAAAATGGGGGAGAGAGGTGAGATGGAGGggtttcaaagaaaaacaagaagtgATGTTGAAGGTGTGAGGTATTCAACTTCAAACTATCCTGATGAGGGCCCATCAAATTACAATGTGGACTCTTCTTATAATTATGGGGAACCATTGACAAACCTTAATGACCCGGATGGGGCTAGTAGGGTCAAGTATCTTCAAGAAGATCGAGCTGAGCTTTTGAGGAAGCTGGATGAGCTAAAGGATCAACTTAGTCGGTCTTGTAATGTGGTTGATAAACCAAAAGAGAAGGTTCCTCTTGATGGCAGGATGGTTCCTCCGGATCCTTATAGTGGCCCTGATAATTGGTTTCAAAATGGTTCTTCAGTGTCGAATAGGCAGTTTCCTGATAAACACGTTACTGGACCCCCTAGTGGCTCTGATAATTGGTTTCAAAATGTTTCTTCAGTGTCAAATAGGCAGTTTCCTGATAAACATGTTACGGGACCCCCTTATTCAAATCATTGGCCTGATCCATATCCTTATACCAACAGGCATGAAGTGGCTATGCATAGCCATAGCTTCTATCCTTCGATGCATAATCCTGGATATGGTGATCCTTTTGGATCTCAAATGCTCAGGAGAAATCCACACCAGTTAGCTGGTCAATACCCTCAACAGCCATTACATCCGTACTATTCTGGGCAGTATATTGATACTAATCCTGACTCATTTGAGCCATACCCACCTAAATCAGTGTTTCACCAGCCTTCTTGCCCTTGTTTACATTGCTATGACAAACTTCATCGAGTTTCAGCTCCAGTTCGACCCCCTTCTTTTTGCAATAAGAGGTTTCCTGATGTTCCAAACAATCCTGCTATGTACCATTATGAGAAACTTGGGGCATTTGGTCCATGTGTTCATAATTCTAGGACTATGATTCCTCCATCAAACATTAGTGATGCACAATGCCACACAAGATGGCCAAGTGATTTTAATCCTGAAATGGGTGGTTTTGTTCGCTGCCATCCTCGTAGGGTTGTGTTAGCCAGTGGTGGCCGCCATCGCCGTCCCATAGCTGGTGGTGCCCCCTTTCTTACGTGCTATAATTGCTTTGGGCTACTGCAACTTCCAAAGAAAGTACTGCTTACAGTGACGAATCAACAAAAGATGCGTTGTGGGGCCTGTTCTGCGGTAATCAATTTTGCTGTTGTCAACAAAAAGCTAGTTCTTTCACTTCATGCTGAAACAAAGGATATTCCAATAGATGTTGATGGTAGCTCTAATGAGGTAGTGAGAGATAGTGCTCCACATTTCCAAAGCCATATGAATCGGATTAGTGCTAATTTCTCTTCTGATTATGATGATTCTGGTTATGATTTTCAGTCAATAGATAGAGAACCTGTTTCATTGCCTACGGGCCTAGGTTTGAACTCAAACAAGGCTCATGAGAACTTTCATTCTTCATCTCCTAGCACCTCTGATGAAGAAAATGGTCCAGAAGTCTTAATTGCTTCAAAAGAGGTGAACAACTCCACTCAGAGGCCAATTAGGGCCATTCTGTCTCCACCACCTCCTGGTTCACCACTTCAAGACCATTTTGATTACTCTTCTAATAATCATGCAGTGAACCGGCTGGGGAAGGGAAATCGAAGTAGTCGTTCAGATCAAGAGAAAGTGAAACCTAATAAGGCTGCCTCACGTCAAAATTCTTTGAAAGAGGTATCACTTGCAACTGAGATGGAGGTGTCATTCAATGAGTACTCTAATACAGGGGTTTCTCAAGATTCTGGTGATGCAGGCAGAGAAGATGATCAGCCCAGAAACAAAGGGGGTGATTCATTTTTTGCAAACATTATCAAGAAGAGCTTTAAGGATTTATCTAGATCTAATCAAACAGATGAACGCAGCAGAAGTAACATATCAGTAAATGGGCATCTCATACCAGAACGTGTGGTTAAGAAGGCTGAAAAGCAGGCTGGACAAATTCATCCTGGGAAATATTG GTATGACTTCCGAGCTGGATTCTGGGGTGTAATGGGTGGGCCCTGTCTTGGCATAATTCCC CCGTTCATTGAAGAGTTTAATTATTCCATGCCAGAGAATTGTGCTGGTGGAAATACTGGTGTTTTTGTCAATGGGAGAGAGCTTCATCAAAAAGATTTAGATTTGCTTGCTAGTAGAGGGCTTCCCACTGCTAGAGATAGATCTTACATCATTGAGATATCCGGGAGAGTCCTGGATGAGGACACTGGTGAGGAGCTAGATAGTCTTGGCAAACTTGCCCCAAC GGTTGAGAAGGCAAAGCATGGATTTGGTATGAAAGCTACAAGAGCAGCTCAGAGTCAATAG
- the LOC115986599 gene encoding protein ENHANCED DISEASE RESISTANCE 4 isoform X2, translating to MAEITAKLRLVRCPKCENLLPELADYSVYQCGGCGAVLGAKKKNVQADGMSDEERVVGVPAKLDHSSEKGMVDLSDASDTDVKPNGGSLRCSQVDSEKDDVGHDRNESVGAMGREQGELNPEIRTTSGLLRVGQMSDWKMGERGEMEGFQRKTRSDVEGVRYSTSNYPDEGPSNYNVDSSYNYGEPLTNLNDPDGASRVKYLQEDRAELLRKLDELKDQLSRSCNVVDKPKEKVPLDGRMVPPDPYSGPDNWFQNGSSVSNRQFPDKHVTGPPSGSDNWFQNVSSVSNRQFPDKHVTGPPYSNHWPDPYPYTNRHEVAMHSHSFYPSMHNPGYGDPFGSQMLRRNPHQLAGQYPQQPLHPYYSGQYIDTNPDSFEPYPPKSVFHQPSCPCLHCYDKLHRVSAPVRPPSFCNKRFPDVPNNPAMYHYEKLGAFGPCVHNSRTMIPPSNISDAQCHTRWPSDFNPEMGGFVRCHPRRVVLASGGRHRRPIAGGAPFLTCYNCFGLLQLPKKVLLTVTNQQKMRCGACSAVINFAVVNKKLVLSLHAETKDIPIDVDGSSNEVVRDSAPHFQSHMNRISANFSSDYDDSGYDFQSIDREPVSLPTGLGLNSNKAHENFHSSSPSTSDEENGPEVLIASKEVNNSTQRPIRAILSPPPPGSPLQDHFDYSSNNHAVNRLGKGNRSSRSDQEKVKPNKAASRQNSLKEVSLATEMEVSFNEYSNTGVSQDSGDAGREDDQPRNKGGDSFFANIIKKSFKDLSRSNQTDERSRSNISVNGHLIPERVVKKAEKQAGQIHPGKYWYDFRAGFWGVMGGPCLGIIPPFIEEFNYSMPENCAGGNTGVFVNGRELHQKDLDLLASRGLPTARDRSYIIEISGRVLDEDTGEELDSLGKLAPTVEKAKHGFGMKATRAAQSQ from the exons ATGGCGGAAATTACAGCTAAATTACGGTTGGTTCGGTGCCCAAAGTGTGAAAATCTTCTCCCTGAGCTCGCCGATTACTCTGTTTATCAGTGCGGTGGTTGCGGTGCTGTTCTTGGAG caaaaaagaagaatgtcCAGGCAGATGGTATGTCAGATGAAGAAAGAGTTGTTGGAGTTCCTGCTAAATTAGACCATTCCTCTGAGAAAGGAATGGTTGATTTGAGTGATGCTTCTGATACTGATGTTAAGCCAAATGGTGGCTCTTTGAGATGTAGTCAAGTGGATTCAGAGAAGGATGATGTTGGGCATG ATAGAAATGAATCGGTTGGTGCAATGGGAAGGGAGCAAGGGGAACTAAATCCTGAAATTAGAACTACAAGTGGGTTGCTAAGAGTGGGACAAATGTCTGATTGGAAAATGGGGGAGAGAGGTGAGATGGAGGggtttcaaagaaaaacaagaagtgATGTTGAAGGTGTGAGGTATTCAACTTCAAACTATCCTGATGAGGGCCCATCAAATTACAATGTGGACTCTTCTTATAATTATGGGGAACCATTGACAAACCTTAATGACCCGGATGGGGCTAGTAGGGTCAAGTATCTTCAAGAAGATCGAGCTGAGCTTTTGAGGAAGCTGGATGAGCTAAAGGATCAACTTAGTCGGTCTTGTAATGTGGTTGATAAACCAAAAGAGAAGGTTCCTCTTGATGGCAGGATGGTTCCTCCGGATCCTTATAGTGGCCCTGATAATTGGTTTCAAAATGGTTCTTCAGTGTCGAATAGGCAGTTTCCTGATAAACACGTTACTGGACCCCCTAGTGGCTCTGATAATTGGTTTCAAAATGTTTCTTCAGTGTCAAATAGGCAGTTTCCTGATAAACATGTTACGGGACCCCCTTATTCAAATCATTGGCCTGATCCATATCCTTATACCAACAGGCATGAAGTGGCTATGCATAGCCATAGCTTCTATCCTTCGATGCATAATCCTGGATATGGTGATCCTTTTGGATCTCAAATGCTCAGGAGAAATCCACACCAGTTAGCTGGTCAATACCCTCAACAGCCATTACATCCGTACTATTCTGGGCAGTATATTGATACTAATCCTGACTCATTTGAGCCATACCCACCTAAATCAGTGTTTCACCAGCCTTCTTGCCCTTGTTTACATTGCTATGACAAACTTCATCGAGTTTCAGCTCCAGTTCGACCCCCTTCTTTTTGCAATAAGAGGTTTCCTGATGTTCCAAACAATCCTGCTATGTACCATTATGAGAAACTTGGGGCATTTGGTCCATGTGTTCATAATTCTAGGACTATGATTCCTCCATCAAACATTAGTGATGCACAATGCCACACAAGATGGCCAAGTGATTTTAATCCTGAAATGGGTGGTTTTGTTCGCTGCCATCCTCGTAGGGTTGTGTTAGCCAGTGGTGGCCGCCATCGCCGTCCCATAGCTGGTGGTGCCCCCTTTCTTACGTGCTATAATTGCTTTGGGCTACTGCAACTTCCAAAGAAAGTACTGCTTACAGTGACGAATCAACAAAAGATGCGTTGTGGGGCCTGTTCTGCGGTAATCAATTTTGCTGTTGTCAACAAAAAGCTAGTTCTTTCACTTCATGCTGAAACAAAGGATATTCCAATAGATGTTGATGGTAGCTCTAATGAGGTAGTGAGAGATAGTGCTCCACATTTCCAAAGCCATATGAATCGGATTAGTGCTAATTTCTCTTCTGATTATGATGATTCTGGTTATGATTTTCAGTCAATAGATAGAGAACCTGTTTCATTGCCTACGGGCCTAGGTTTGAACTCAAACAAGGCTCATGAGAACTTTCATTCTTCATCTCCTAGCACCTCTGATGAAGAAAATGGTCCAGAAGTCTTAATTGCTTCAAAAGAGGTGAACAACTCCACTCAGAGGCCAATTAGGGCCATTCTGTCTCCACCACCTCCTGGTTCACCACTTCAAGACCATTTTGATTACTCTTCTAATAATCATGCAGTGAACCGGCTGGGGAAGGGAAATCGAAGTAGTCGTTCAGATCAAGAGAAAGTGAAACCTAATAAGGCTGCCTCACGTCAAAATTCTTTGAAAGAGGTATCACTTGCAACTGAGATGGAGGTGTCATTCAATGAGTACTCTAATACAGGGGTTTCTCAAGATTCTGGTGATGCAGGCAGAGAAGATGATCAGCCCAGAAACAAAGGGGGTGATTCATTTTTTGCAAACATTATCAAGAAGAGCTTTAAGGATTTATCTAGATCTAATCAAACAGATGAACGCAGCAGAAGTAACATATCAGTAAATGGGCATCTCATACCAGAACGTGTGGTTAAGAAGGCTGAAAAGCAGGCTGGACAAATTCATCCTGGGAAATATTG GTATGACTTCCGAGCTGGATTCTGGGGTGTAATGGGTGGGCCCTGTCTTGGCATAATTCCC CCGTTCATTGAAGAGTTTAATTATTCCATGCCAGAGAATTGTGCTGGTGGAAATACTGGTGTTTTTGTCAATGGGAGAGAGCTTCATCAAAAAGATTTAGATTTGCTTGCTAGTAGAGGGCTTCCCACTGCTAGAGATAGATCTTACATCATTGAGATATCCGGGAGAGTCCTGGATGAGGACACTGGTGAGGAGCTAGATAGTCTTGGCAAACTTGCCCCAAC GGTTGAGAAGGCAAAGCATGGATTTGGTATGAAAGCTACAAGAGCAGCTCAGAGTCAATAG
- the LOC115985485 gene encoding uncharacterized protein LOC115985485, translating into MSCFLLPKCLYDDLEREMRSFWWGQKQQETKIAWVGWKKMCKPKSLGGIGFRNLQAFNLALLVKQAWRILTNPSSLAARVLKAKNFPYGDILNASLGSNPSYTGEAFFIISKPLRKELVKEWEMGG; encoded by the coding sequence ATGAGTTGTTTCCTTCTTCCTAAGTGCCTATATGACGACCTTGAAAGAGAAATGAGAAgcttttggtggggccaaaaaCAACAGGAGACCAAGATTGCCTGGGTTGGATGGAAGAAAATGTGCAAGCCTAAATCTCTTGGCGGGATAGGCTTCAGGAACTTGCAAGCTTTTAACCTTGCTTTGCTCGTAAAACAAGCTTGGAGGATTCTTACTAACCCTTCCTCCCTAGCTGCACGTGTACTAAAGGCCAAGAATTTCCCCTACGGTGACATCCTTAATGCAAGCCTAGGCAGCAACCCCTCTTATACTGGCGAAGCATTTTTCATAATCTCGAAGCCATTAAGAAAGGAACTCGTTAAAGAGTGGGAAATGGGCGGTTAA